GGCATCCAGAACCTCGGAGTTCTTCGCCCGCGAGATGGGGTTGAGGTTCACCTCGTCTCCGCGGCGGTTCATCGCGTCGTAGGCGACGAGCGTCGGCACGAGGAACGCCCCGTGCGCCGCCATCAGCGCCGCAGCCTCCTCGTCGAGCAGGTTGCCGTGCTCGATCGACCGGATGCCGTTGGTCACCGAATGGATGATCGCCTCCGGCGAGTACGCGTGCGCGGCCACGTAGCTCCCGCGACGCGTCGCCTCGTCGGAGACGGCGAGCAGCTCCTCGGCGGAGTACTGCGGCACCCGGATCGGGTCGGTCAGTGACACGACACCGCCCGACGTCATCACCTTGATGGCGTGGGCACCGGTGCGGAATCTCTGCCGCACGGCGCGCCGCAGGTCATCCACTCCGTCCACGATCTCGTTCATGTGCCCGCCGTGGAAGCAGAGGTCGAGGTCGCCGGGCCGCGGGTCGCCGTGCCCGCCGGTCTGGCTGAGGGCGGGGCCGGTGAAGTGGTAGCGCGGGGAGGGGAAGAGGTCTTCGTCGATGGCCCGGGCGAGGCCGATGTCACCACCGGCGACATCGCGCACCGTGGTGAAGCCCCGGCGGAGGGCAGCGGCGAGCCGGTGCGTGCCCACGATCGAGACGTAACTGAGTGGCCGGAGTTCCAACTCCATCCCGCCCATCGCGGTGCTGTAGGCGTGGAAATGGGCGTCGATGAACCCCGGGACGATCGCCCTGCCCTTCGCGTCGACGACACGGCCGACACGGGTTAGCCCCGGCCCGACCTCGGCGATGACCCCGTCGACGACGGTGATGTCGGCCTCGACGAGGTCGTCGGAGACCCCGTCGAAGACGAGGGCATCGGTGACGGTCAGGGTTCCGGTGGCGCGGCTCATCGGGGGGCTGCTTCCTTCGAGAGAGTGGGGTGCTGCGTGATATACTACTGTAGGGGTGGGGAGGGAGAGCCATGAAGGTCATCGTGATCGGCGGCGGCATCATCGGTGCAGCCACAGCGCGCAGTCTCTCCCGCCGGGGCATCGAGGTCAGCGTCATCGAACGCGGCCGGAACGTCGGTGGCACCTCCTCGGGAGGCGAGGGCAACCTGCTGCTCTCCGACAAGGGACCGGGCGACGAGCTCCGGCTCACGCAGTACTCGTCGACCCTCTGGCCCGTCGTCGACGCCCAGCTGGCAGACGAGCTGGGCCCCGGTTTCCCGTCGGTCGAGTTCGAGCGGAAGGGCGGGGTGGTCGTGGCGACCACCGCCGGAGGCGCCCAGCCGCTCTACGACTTCGCGGCCCTGCAGCGCACGGCGGGCGTGGATGCTCGACCCGTCGACCCGGCGGAAGCCCTGCTGCTCGAACCGCACCTGAACCCCGCGATCACGGCGGCCATCCACTACCCCGAAGACGCCCAGGTGCAGCCCGTGGTGATGACGGAGGCGCTCATCGCGTCGGCGAAGCTCAGCGGCGCCCGGTTCTTCGAGAACGAGACCGTGCTGGCGGGCATCCGGAACCCGCAGGGCGAGCTCGTGGGAGTGCGGACCTCGCGCGGCACACACCATGCGGATGCCGTCGTCGTTGCGGCGGGCCCGTGGTCGGCCGAGGTGTCCGGCGCCCTGGGCGTGCCTCTGCCCGTGAAGCCGCGCCGCGGAATGGTGCTGGTCACCTCGCGGATGCCGCACCGCATCTTCCACAAGGTGTACGACGGCGACTACGTCGGGGCGGTCGGGTCGAGCGACGCGGCGCTCCAGACCTCGAGCGTCATCGAGACGACGGCTGCGGGCACAGTGCTCATCGGCTCGTCCCGCCAGCAGATCGGCTTCGACAGCCGTCTGACCGTCGCCGTGCTGCGGGAGCTCGCGCAGAAGGCGCTGCGGCTCTTCCCCTTCCTCGCCGGCATGTCGGTGATGCGGAGCTACGGCGGATTCCGCCCGTTCATGCCCGACCACCTGCCCGTGATCGGGCCCGACCCGCGGCTGTCGGGGCTCTGGCACGCCACCGGGCACGAGGGTGCCGGGATCGGGCTGTCGGTCGCGACAGGTGCGATCCTCGCCGACCTGATGACCGGAGCTGCGCCTGCGCTGGATGCCGCACCCTTCTCACCCGCGCGGGCCTCGCTCGCGCCGTTCCTCGACGCCGGGGCGGCCTGAACCGTGACCTCCTTCCTCCTGCCTCCCTCCCAGGACCCGATCCGTCCGGCTGCTGCCGCGGGCATCCGGATCGCCGTCGACGGACGAGCCGTCGACGGGATCGCCGGCCAGACCATCGCGGGCGTACTGCTCGGCTCGGGCACGCTCGCCTGGCGCACAACCTCGAAGAACGCCCGCCCGCGCGGGGTCTTCTGCGGCATCGGGGTCTGCTACGACTGCCTGGTCGAGGTGAACGGGCAGCGCGATGTGCGGGCCTGCCAGCGCCGGGCCGCCGACGGCGATGCGGTGGTGACGCAGTACGACGAGCTGCCGGCTGCCTCGCCGGCCATGCCGGCCACCTCGGCCACCCCGGCCATGCCGGCCACGCCGGCCATGCCGTCGACTGCGGCCACCCCGGCCACCTCGGCCGCCTCGGCCATGCCGACTTCGTCCGGGGCGGGGGATGACCGTGCCTGACGTGCTCATCGTCGGCGCCGGCCCGGCCGGCCTCAGCGCGGCCCGCGCCGCCCGTCGCCAGGGCGCCGCGGTGACTCTGCTCGACTCCTCCGACGAGCTCGGCGGGCAGTACTGGCGTCACCTCCCGGCCTCACGCCCGGCCGAACGCGAGAGTGCGCTTCACCACGGCTGGGCGACGTTCACGGCGCTCCGCGAGGAGCTCGAGGCCGATGACGGCTGCACGATCATCCGCGGGGCGAACGTCTGGGCGATCGAGACCCGCGAGGGTCGGCCCGGTGCCGTGTTCGCGGTGATCGGTGAACCCGACGGCGTCGACCGCCAGCAGCGCATCTTCGAGCCCGACGCCCTCGTGCTCGCCACCGGTGCCTACGATCGCACGCTGCCGTTCCCCGGCTGGGACCTGCCCGGAGTGTTCACAGCGGGTGCCGCCCAGGCGCTCGCGAAGGGCGAGCGCGTCGCCATCGGTTCCCGCGTGCTGGTCGCCGGGGCGGGCCCGTTCCTGCTGCCGGTCGCAGCCTCGCTCGCCGCCACCGGTTCGACCGTGATCGGCGTGTACGAGGCCAACCGCACGAAATCGCTGGCCCGTGGATGGCTGCCAAAACCTTGGCAGCTGCTCCGCGCCGCGAAGAAGGGCACAGAACTCGCCGGGTACGTGCTGAACCATCTGCAGCACCGCATTCCGTACCGGCTCGGCACGGCCGTGGTGCGCGCCGACGGTACCGACCGTGTCGAGAGCGTGACGGTCGCCTCCGTCGATGCCTCCTGGGCGCCGATCCCGGGCACCGAGCGCACCTTCGCTGTCGACGCGGTCTGTGTCGGCCACGGCTTCACCCCGCGTCTCGAGCTCGCCCTCGCGGCGGGCTGCGAGCTGGGTGCGGACGATTTCGTGAGCGTCGACGAGGGGCAGCAGACGAGCATCCCGTCGGTGTACGCCGCCGGCGAGATCACCGGCATCGGCGGGGTCGACGCGGCGCTCGCCGAGGGGGAAATCGCCGGTCACACCGCCGCCGGCGGTTCGGTTCTGGATGCCCGGCTCACACCTGCACTCGCACACCGCCGCACGTACCGCTCCTTCGCCGACCGCATCGAGAACGCGCACGGCATCGAACCCGGCTGGACGCGCTGGCTCACCGACGACACGGTCGTCTGCCGGTGCGAGGAGGTGACGTACGGTGCGCTCTGCGGGGTCGCGTCGGCGACGGGCGGGGCGAGCCTCCGGTCGCTGAAGCTCACCAGTCGCGCCGGACTCGGCATCTGCCAGGGGCGGGTGTGCGGGCGCACGGTCGAGGAGCTGCTCCAGGGGCTGACGCCCGGGCACAGCGACCGGCCGGGCTCCGGGGCTGCCGACCGGGTACGAACCGACCGGCGGCCGATCGCGCTGCCCCTCCGGCTGGGCGAGCTGGCGGCGGAACCCCTCTGAGCTCCTCTCCTCCACATGCGACCGATCGACGACGTTCTCCACAGATTCCTCTGCTCATCACGATCCGGCCCACCGAGGCCGCACACTGGGACCACTCCCGAGAAAGACACCCATGACCAACACGGCATTCGACCTCGGCGGCGTCATCGTCGCCACCACCCTCGCCTTCACAGAAGACGCTTCGGCCCCGGCCGGCCTCGCCGTCGACTACGACCGCTACGCGGAGCACTGCAACTGGCTCATCGAGAACGGCTGCCGTGGCGTCGGCCCGAACGGATCGCTCGGCGAGTACTCCTCGCTCACCGACGACGAGCGCCGGAAGGTCGTGCAGACCGCCGTCGAGGCCGTCGACGGCCGGGGCCTCGTCATCGCCGGTGTGCACGGCATCGGCTGGCACCAGGCCAGGCACTGGGCGGAGCTCGCGAAGGAGGATGGCGCCGACGGCGTTCTGCTGCTGCCGCCGACCATCTACCGGGCCAGCGACGCGGAGGTCATCGAGCACTACACCCGTGTCGCCGAGGTGGGCCTGCCGATCATGGCCTACAACAACCCGTTCGACACCAAGGTCGACCTGACCCCCGCCCTGCTCGCCGAGATCGCGAAGATCCCCGAGGTCGTGGCGGTGAAGGAGTTCTCGGGCGACATCCGCCGCGTGCTCGAGATCAGGGAACTCACCGACCTCGACGTGATCGCCGGCGCCGACGACCTGCTCTTCGAGACCTTGGTGGATGGCGCGGTCGGCTGGTTCGCCGGCTACCCGAACGCCTTCCCGAAAGAGGCCGTCGAGATCTACACGCTCGTCACCGAGGGTAAAATCGCAGAGGCGCTCATGCTCTACAAGGAGCTCGTGGCGGTGTTCCGCTGGGACTCCCGCACGGAGTTCGTGCAGGCGATCAAGCTCTCCATCGACATCGCCGGCCAGAGCTTCGGCGGCAAGACCCGGCCGCCGCGCGGCCCCCTCAGCGCGGAGAACGAGGCGAAGGTGCGAGCCGATACCGAGAAGGCGTTGCGCTACCTCGCGTCGCGCTGAATCCCGGCCACCCGAAACACCCACAAGGAGCACCATGCGCAGCAGCCGGATGTTCACCGCCGTCGATTCGCACACCGAGGGCATGCCCACGCGGGTCGTGACGGGCGGCATGGGCGTCATCCCCGGCGCCACCATGAACGAGAAGCGGCTCCACTTCATGGAGCACCTCGACGACGTGAGACTCCTCCTCATGAACGAGCCGAGGGGGCACGCCGCGATGAGCGGCGCCATCCTGCAGCCGTCCACGCGGGCCGACGCCGACTGGGGTGTGGTCTACATCGAGGTCTCCGGATGTCTCCCGATGTGCGGCCACGGCACGATCGGTGTGGCGACCGTGCTGGTCGAGACGGGCATGGTCGAGGTCGTCGAACCGGTCACGACCATCCGGCTCGACACGCCGGCCGGGCTCGTCATTGCGCGCGTCGCGGTCAGTGACGGGCACGCGGACTCGGTCACGATCGAGAACGTTCCCGCCTACGTCGAACGTCTCGATGCGGTGATCGAGGTGCCGGGCTACGGCCGGGTCCCGTACTCGCTGGCGTTCGGTGGCAACTTCTACGCGATGGTCGACCTCGACGCGGTGAGCCTGCCGTTCGACCGCAGCCGCCAGAACGACATCATCGAGGCGGGGCTCGCCATCATGGCGGCGATCAACGAGCAGGACGCCCCGCGACATCCGGAGATCGACGGCGTGGACCACTGCCACCACGTCGAGTTCATCGCGCCCGGGTCGGATGCGACGCTCTCGCGGCACGCGATGGCGATCCACCCGGGCTGGTTCGACCGCTCGCCGTGCGGCACCGGAACGTCCGCCCGCATGGCCGAGCTGTGGGCCCGGGGCGAGCTCGCCCTCGACACCGACTTCGTCAACGAGTCGTTCATCGGCTCGCGTTTCGTCGGCCGCCTCCTCCGCACCACCGAGGTCGGCGGCCGCCCCGCGGTGATCCCGACCATCACCGGCCGCGCCTGGGTCACCGGCATCGGACAGTACCTGCTCGACCCCTCCGACCCGTTCCCCACCGGCTTCCAGTTCTGAGCCTGCCCACCCCGCTGCCGGCCCTCTGCCCGCCCCGCTGCCCGCCCCTCTGCTCGCGGGCGACCATCCCCGCACCACCCAGTACCAGGAGTCCGACGTGACCGACACCACCACCCCCGCCATCCCGACCCCCACGGGCTCCGGCGGCGCAGCCGGCCCGACAGCGGCCGACGACGTCGAAGCGCTGGCCGGCCGCGCCGCCGCTTCCAGCCGGGCCTTCGCGCAGACCGCGCCGCGCGATCGCGCCCGCGCGCTGGTCGCGGTCGGCGACGCGCTCGCCGCAGCCGCCGACGAACTCATCGACCTCGCGATGGCCGAGACCGGCCTCGCCCGCCCGCGCCTCACCGGTGAACTGAAGCGCACGGTGGTGCAGCTGAAGCTCTTCGCCGAGACGATCGTCGACGGTGCGTACCTCGACGCCCGCATCGATCCGGCCGACCCCGAGTTCGCGCTCGGTGCCCGGCCCGACCTCCGTCGCACCCTCGTCCCGCTCGGCCCGGTCCTGAACTACGCGGGCAGCAACTTCCCGTTCGCGTTCTCCGTGGCCGGGGGTGACACCGCGGCCGCGCTGGCCGCCGGCTGCCCGGTGATCGTGAAGGGCCACCCCGGGCATCCACAGCTCTCGATCCGCACCGCCGCCATCGTCGCCGAAGCCCTCGCCGTGGCCGGTATGCCCGACGGGGTCTTCCAACTCGCCCTCGGGCAGGAGGCGGGCGTTGCGCTGCTGAAGGACGATCGCATCCGCGCCGGATCGTTCACCGGTTCGCTCCGCGCGGGTCGCTTCCTCGCGGATGTCGCTGCCGCGCGCCCCCGCCCGATCCCGTTCTTCGGCGAGCTCGGCAGCGTCAACCCGGTCTTCGTCTTCCCCTCCGCCGCGGCGGGCGCCGGCGCGGCCGCCACCATCGGAGCGGGCTTCGCCGCCAGCATCTCGGGGTCGGCCGGGCAGCTCTGCACCAAGCCGGGGTTCCTCTTCGTGCCCGCCGAGTCCGCCGCCGAACTCACCCGAGCGGTCGCCTCCGGCGTCGCCGGCGTCCCCGAGCAGCGGATGCTCAACCCGCAGATCGCGTCGGGATTCGTCGCCCGCCAGCACACCGTGCTCGGCGCCGACGGGGTCAGCACCGTCGTCGACGGCGGCACACGTCTCGACGGAGACGAGCAGGGCTGGGTGACCCCGACGGTCGCGTCGACGACCGTCGCAGCCCTCAGCGCGGCCGGTTCCGCCGTGCTCGACGAGGCGTTCGGTCCGCTCTCCGTCGTGGTCGCGTACGACGACGTCTCTGAGCTGGCTGCCCTCGCTGCCGAGCTGTTCCCCGGCAACCTGACGTCGACCGTCTTCCTCGGCGAGGGCGACGAATCAGCCCTCGTGCACGAGTTCGTCTCGGTGCTCAGCGAGACCAGCGGGCGGGTGCTCTTCGGCGGCTGGCCCACAGGCGTCGCGGTCACCCCGGCCATGCAGCACGGCGGGCCCTACCCCGCCACGACGAGCGACAGCGGAACCTCGGTGGGCTCCGCAGCGATCACCCGGTTCCTGCGGGCCGTCACCTACCAGGACGCCCCCCAGCCCCTCCTGCCGCCGCAACTCCGCGACGACAACCCCTGGAACGTGCCGCAGACCATCTCGCCCCCCGGCGCCTCGGCCACCTGGGGCGCGCTGGTCTGACCGGCCCCGCCGGCCCGCCGGCCCAGCCGGCCCGGGCGCGGGCGAACGGGCGAACGTCAGACAGCGCGACCGCCCAGGGGCGTGCGCGTCGGCCGAGCCTCGTCCATTCGTCGCGCAGCCCGGCGGGCGGGCGCGGGGAGGCGCAGAATGGGACCATGGACCCCGTCGCCGCCCTCTCCGAGATCGCCTTCCACCTGGAACGCGACCGGGCACCGCAGTTCAAGGTGCAGGCCTTCCGGAAGGCCGCGGCGACGCTCGGCGCCTGGAGCCCCGCTGAGCTGGCGGCCCGCGCCGGCGACGGCCGTCTCAAGGCGACGAAGGGCATCGGTGCGAGCACCTTCGAGGTGGTGCGGCAGGCGCTCGACGGCGGCGTGCCCGACCGCCTCGCGAAGCTGCGCGCCGCAGCGACAAGCCCCCTCACCGACGGCGGCCGGGCGCTCGCCGCCCAGATCCGGGGTGACCTCCATTCGCACAGCGACTGGTCCGACGGCACCACACCCGTCCCGCTGATGGTCGATGCCGCCGTCAGCCTCGGCCGCGAGTATCTCGCCCTCACCGACCACTCACCGCACCTCACAGTCGCGCACGGACTCACGGCCGAACGCCTCACCGACCAACTGGACGTCGTCGACGAACTCGACCGGCACACCCCCGGCCTCCGGCTGCTGACAGGCATCGAGGTCGACATTCTCGACGACGGCACCCTGGACCAGAACCCCGAACTGCTCGATCGCCTCGATGTGGTGGTGGCGAGCATCCATTCGCATCTGCGGGCAGACCGGGCCACGATGACCGAACGGATGCTCGGGGCCGTCACGCACCCGCGCACCACGATCCTCGGCCACTGCACTGGGCGGCTCGTCGAAGGCTCCCGCGGAACCCGTCCGCCGTCGGAGTTCGACGCCGCGCGGGTGTTCGCGGCCTGCGCGGAGAACGACGTCGCCGTGGAGATCAACGCCCGGCCGGAGCGCCAGGATCCGCCGGACGACCTGATCGCTCTCGCGCTCGACTCGGGCTGCCTGTTCAGCATCGATTCCGATGCGCATGCCCCCGGCCAGCTGGCGCTTCTCGACTACGGGATCGAACGCGCGGCAGCGAACGGGGTGCCGGCCGACCGCATCATCACAACGTGGCCGGTGGAGCGCCTGCTCGAGTGGGCTCGCCACTGAAGACGGGCTCTGGTGCGCGCACGGCATCCGCGACATCCGCCGCAGGCAGCCGCACCAGCGCGAACACGATCACCCAGAGCAGTGCGACGGTCGCTGCGGCCAGTTCCAGCCAGCCGCCGAGGTCCACCCGGAACCGGAACACCGACAGCAGTCCGCCGACGCCCGACGCGAGGATGATCAGCGCCCCGCTCGCGATCGACACGGCGAACAGCGGGCGGAGGGTGTGCGCATACGCCGCCTGGATGATCGCCAGCCCGACCGCGGCGAAGCCGAGCGTCGCGGCGAGGGTGTGCACGAAGTCGGCCACGGTCGATCCGTTCGTGAACGGCACTGGGCACCCCGGCGAGCAGGTCACGCGTGAGGCCAGTGCGATCGAGAGGCAGGCGAAGAGCAGGGTTGCAGAGATGCTCCACGCCCCGAGCAGCCGCACACGAGACCGGATGCCCGACCGCCCGAGGGCGACGAGACCGCCGCCGACCGCGATGGCGAGGAGGCCCGAGTTGAAGATCAGGGGAGTGGGAGCATCCGAAGCACCCATCTCGCTGAGATAGACGTTGGTCTGCGAAGCCAGCCGGGTCGCCCAGATGACAGCGACGCCGACTGCCAGCAGGACGGCACCGACCAGGCGCACGGCTACAAGTGCGGTGCTTCGCCCCGAACGGGAGAACCCCGGCGGCCGCGGGGGTCGCCGGGGTTCCATGGGACAGAGTTTACGCGGAGACGTCGCCGCGCCAGGACCCGTCTTCGGAGCCCTTCTTCTCGATGTACTCCTTGAAGTTCTTCAGGTCCTTCTTGACAGCGTGGTTGTCGGCGCCGAGAGCGCCACCCAGCTTCTCGAGGAGTCCCTGGGCTTCCCAGTCGAGCTGCACGGTGACGCGGGTCTCATCGTCGCTCAGCTTGTGGAACGTGACGACGCCGGCGTGATCGACGTCGCCGCCGGTGCTGTTCCAGGCGACGCGCTCATCGGGGTGCTGCTCCGTGATGTTGGCCTCGAACGTCTTCTCGACGGGACCGACTTTGACCGTCCACACCGTGAGGGTCTCGGTCTCCTGCTTGATCGACTCGACCTCGTCGAGGAACTTCGGGAATTCCTCGAACTGGGTCCATTGGTTGTACGCGACCGAGACGGGAACGCTGACGTCGACGGTTTCGATGACCTGTGGCATTTCGGATGACTCCTTCAGTGTCGGCGGATCCGACTCTTCGACGTTACGTCCGGAGCAAAGACCGGGGCACCCCTCGCTTTTTCGGGCCTGAATCTGGTAGGGCCGCGTTCAGCAAACCCCCAGCAGGATGGCCTGTGCGGGTGTACGGCTGCGATGATGGAGGCATGAACGAGATCTCTGTTTCCGAACTGGCTGCCGTTTCCGCACCGTCGATCATCGATGTGCGTGAGCCCGACGAGTTCGCCGGCGGGCACGTGCCCGGCGCCGTGAACATCCCCCTCGGCCAGCTCCAGGGGAGCGACCTTCCCGAGGGTCCGGTCTACGTGATCTGCGAACTCGGCGGCCGGAGCGCCCGCGCGACGCAGTATCTCGCCGGCCAGGGTGTCGACGCGACGAACATCGCCGGCGGCACCACGGCCTGGCGCGAGGCGGGCCTCGCGACAACCCAGGACTGAGCGCCGCGAGGCCCGTTCGATCAACCTGCCGAGCGGATGCTCAGCCCCGGTCGGGCGTCGTCACGACGTGATCGAGGCGGTGGATGATCCACCGGCCTTGAGCGCGGCGAAACGGGCATCGACCTCGGTGAGTTCGCCCAGGTCGTCGAGCTGGTCGAACTGCGAGTCGAGGCTCGACGCGGCGATTTCGCTCGCACCCCGCACCTTCGCCTCCTCGCGGCGGATCTTGTCCTCGAAGCGGCTGACCTCGCTCGTGGGGTCGAGGATGTCGACGCTCTTCACCGCGTCGAGCACCTGGGCCTGGGCGGCAGCGCTCTTCGAGCGGGCCACGAGTTCGCTGCGCTTCGACTTCAGCTGGTCGAGCTTCTGCTTCATCGTGTTCAGGCCGGTCTTCAGCTTGTCGACGATCTCGGTCTGCGAGGCGATCTGCGGCTCCGCGTCGGTCGCCT
Above is a genomic segment from Subtercola boreus containing:
- a CDS encoding metal-dependent hydrolase family protein codes for the protein MSRATGTLTVTDALVFDGVSDDLVEADITVVDGVIAEVGPGLTRVGRVVDAKGRAIVPGFIDAHFHAYSTAMGGMELELRPLSYVSIVGTHRLAAALRRGFTTVRDVAGGDIGLARAIDEDLFPSPRYHFTGPALSQTGGHGDPRPGDLDLCFHGGHMNEIVDGVDDLRRAVRQRFRTGAHAIKVMTSGGVVSLTDPIRVPQYSAEELLAVSDEATRRGSYVAAHAYSPEAIIHSVTNGIRSIEHGNLLDEEAAALMAAHGAFLVPTLVAYDAMNRRGDEVNLNPISRAKNSEVLDAGKTAVQLARAAGVQIGFGSDLMSALADDQLQGIRLQLEVESVADVLRSLTSVNASLLQRTDIGRIAPGAAGDLLLLDGNPFDDSALLWDQSRPRQVVQSGLLV
- a CDS encoding NAD(P)/FAD-dependent oxidoreductase, which codes for MKVIVIGGGIIGAATARSLSRRGIEVSVIERGRNVGGTSSGGEGNLLLSDKGPGDELRLTQYSSTLWPVVDAQLADELGPGFPSVEFERKGGVVVATTAGGAQPLYDFAALQRTAGVDARPVDPAEALLLEPHLNPAITAAIHYPEDAQVQPVVMTEALIASAKLSGARFFENETVLAGIRNPQGELVGVRTSRGTHHADAVVVAAGPWSAEVSGALGVPLPVKPRRGMVLVTSRMPHRIFHKVYDGDYVGAVGSSDAALQTSSVIETTAAGTVLIGSSRQQIGFDSRLTVAVLRELAQKALRLFPFLAGMSVMRSYGGFRPFMPDHLPVIGPDPRLSGLWHATGHEGAGIGLSVATGAILADLMTGAAPALDAAPFSPARASLAPFLDAGAA
- a CDS encoding (2Fe-2S)-binding protein, whose product is MTSFLLPPSQDPIRPAAAAGIRIAVDGRAVDGIAGQTIAGVLLGSGTLAWRTTSKNARPRGVFCGIGVCYDCLVEVNGQRDVRACQRRAADGDAVVTQYDELPAASPAMPATSATPAMPATPAMPSTAATPATSAASAMPTSSGAGDDRA
- a CDS encoding FAD-dependent oxidoreductase, encoding MTVPDVLIVGAGPAGLSAARAARRQGAAVTLLDSSDELGGQYWRHLPASRPAERESALHHGWATFTALREELEADDGCTIIRGANVWAIETREGRPGAVFAVIGEPDGVDRQQRIFEPDALVLATGAYDRTLPFPGWDLPGVFTAGAAQALAKGERVAIGSRVLVAGAGPFLLPVAASLAATGSTVIGVYEANRTKSLARGWLPKPWQLLRAAKKGTELAGYVLNHLQHRIPYRLGTAVVRADGTDRVESVTVASVDASWAPIPGTERTFAVDAVCVGHGFTPRLELALAAGCELGADDFVSVDEGQQTSIPSVYAAGEITGIGGVDAALAEGEIAGHTAAGGSVLDARLTPALAHRRTYRSFADRIENAHGIEPGWTRWLTDDTVVCRCEEVTYGALCGVASATGGASLRSLKLTSRAGLGICQGRVCGRTVEELLQGLTPGHSDRPGSGAADRVRTDRRPIALPLRLGELAAEPL
- a CDS encoding dihydrodipicolinate synthase family protein; protein product: MTNTAFDLGGVIVATTLAFTEDASAPAGLAVDYDRYAEHCNWLIENGCRGVGPNGSLGEYSSLTDDERRKVVQTAVEAVDGRGLVIAGVHGIGWHQARHWAELAKEDGADGVLLLPPTIYRASDAEVIEHYTRVAEVGLPIMAYNNPFDTKVDLTPALLAEIAKIPEVVAVKEFSGDIRRVLEIRELTDLDVIAGADDLLFETLVDGAVGWFAGYPNAFPKEAVEIYTLVTEGKIAEALMLYKELVAVFRWDSRTEFVQAIKLSIDIAGQSFGGKTRPPRGPLSAENEAKVRADTEKALRYLASR
- a CDS encoding proline racemase family protein, with product MRSSRMFTAVDSHTEGMPTRVVTGGMGVIPGATMNEKRLHFMEHLDDVRLLLMNEPRGHAAMSGAILQPSTRADADWGVVYIEVSGCLPMCGHGTIGVATVLVETGMVEVVEPVTTIRLDTPAGLVIARVAVSDGHADSVTIENVPAYVERLDAVIEVPGYGRVPYSLAFGGNFYAMVDLDAVSLPFDRSRQNDIIEAGLAIMAAINEQDAPRHPEIDGVDHCHHVEFIAPGSDATLSRHAMAIHPGWFDRSPCGTGTSARMAELWARGELALDTDFVNESFIGSRFVGRLLRTTEVGGRPAVIPTITGRAWVTGIGQYLLDPSDPFPTGFQF
- a CDS encoding aldehyde dehydrogenase family protein, whose translation is MTDTTTPAIPTPTGSGGAAGPTAADDVEALAGRAAASSRAFAQTAPRDRARALVAVGDALAAAADELIDLAMAETGLARPRLTGELKRTVVQLKLFAETIVDGAYLDARIDPADPEFALGARPDLRRTLVPLGPVLNYAGSNFPFAFSVAGGDTAAALAAGCPVIVKGHPGHPQLSIRTAAIVAEALAVAGMPDGVFQLALGQEAGVALLKDDRIRAGSFTGSLRAGRFLADVAAARPRPIPFFGELGSVNPVFVFPSAAAGAGAAATIGAGFAASISGSAGQLCTKPGFLFVPAESAAELTRAVASGVAGVPEQRMLNPQIASGFVARQHTVLGADGVSTVVDGGTRLDGDEQGWVTPTVASTTVAALSAAGSAVLDEAFGPLSVVVAYDDVSELAALAAELFPGNLTSTVFLGEGDESALVHEFVSVLSETSGRVLFGGWPTGVAVTPAMQHGGPYPATTSDSGTSVGSAAITRFLRAVTYQDAPQPLLPPQLRDDNPWNVPQTISPPGASATWGALV
- a CDS encoding PHP domain-containing protein is translated as MDPVAALSEIAFHLERDRAPQFKVQAFRKAAATLGAWSPAELAARAGDGRLKATKGIGASTFEVVRQALDGGVPDRLAKLRAAATSPLTDGGRALAAQIRGDLHSHSDWSDGTTPVPLMVDAAVSLGREYLALTDHSPHLTVAHGLTAERLTDQLDVVDELDRHTPGLRLLTGIEVDILDDGTLDQNPELLDRLDVVVASIHSHLRADRATMTERMLGAVTHPRTTILGHCTGRLVEGSRGTRPPSEFDAARVFAACAENDVAVEINARPERQDPPDDLIALALDSGCLFSIDSDAHAPGQLALLDYGIERAAANGVPADRIITTWPVERLLEWARH
- a CDS encoding DUF998 domain-containing protein yields the protein MEPRRPPRPPGFSRSGRSTALVAVRLVGAVLLAVGVAVIWATRLASQTNVYLSEMGASDAPTPLIFNSGLLAIAVGGGLVALGRSGIRSRVRLLGAWSISATLLFACLSIALASRVTCSPGCPVPFTNGSTVADFVHTLAATLGFAAVGLAIIQAAYAHTLRPLFAVSIASGALIILASGVGGLLSVFRFRVDLGGWLELAAATVALLWVIVFALVRLPAADVADAVRAPEPVFSGEPTRAGAPPATL
- a CDS encoding SRPBCC family protein — its product is MPQVIETVDVSVPVSVAYNQWTQFEEFPKFLDEVESIKQETETLTVWTVKVGPVEKTFEANITEQHPDERVAWNSTGGDVDHAGVVTFHKLSDDETRVTVQLDWEAQGLLEKLGGALGADNHAVKKDLKNFKEYIEKKGSEDGSWRGDVSA
- a CDS encoding rhodanese-like domain-containing protein is translated as MNEISVSELAAVSAPSIIDVREPDEFAGGHVPGAVNIPLGQLQGSDLPEGPVYVICELGGRSARATQYLAGQGVDATNIAGGTTAWREAGLATTQD
- a CDS encoding PspA/IM30 family protein, whose product is MAKQSIFGRIAQLTKANINALIDSAEDPEKMLDQMVRDYTNSIADAESAIAETIGNLRLAEDDHREDVEAAASWGAKALAASRKADEYRAEGGEGTAADADRFDSLAKIALQRQIQSEKEATDAEPQIASQTEIVDKLKTGLNTMKQKLDQLKSKRSELVARSKSAAAQAQVLDAVKSVDILDPTSEVSRFEDKIRREEAKVRGASEIAASSLDSQFDQLDDLGELTEVDARFAALKAGGSSTASITS